From a region of the Tachypleus tridentatus isolate NWPU-2018 chromosome 1, ASM421037v1, whole genome shotgun sequence genome:
- the LOC143233306 gene encoding uncharacterized protein LOC143233306: MTFSIPLELAQTVSNRLHEECLRSRWPARGVILTTRNRAARLEFGRQHLDWELRQWVTMLWTDESRFTVFREDGRARVWRRQGFSTRNFVQVDAYGDSSVMVWAGICLAGRTDLLILDKSALNTRRYRDEILEPIVRPFPGAVDNGFTLKQVSLTRPLNLYYHDDDITTWYNQSEFVTVSLRWHNNFRGFHGSPPLLLSSQLCVRAQDWANHLAHTNTIYHRNDMGIGQNLFCKCLGISDADPTGDQVAKYWYQEIKMYDFYQKPSLLHVKSSHFTQMVWRNTQEFGIGKTRTRFGKIVVVANYRPAGNVIGYFHQNVFPPVKNMEES; the protein is encoded by the exons atgaccttcagcattccactggaactCGCCCAAACAGTTAGCAATCGTCTGCACGAAGAATGTCTTAGGTCCAGATGGCCTGCTAGAGGCGTCATTCTGACAACGCGAAACCGTGCAGCCAGATTGGAGTTTGgtcgtcagcacctggactgggaacttcgtcaatgggTCACCAtgctgtggacagacgagagcaggttTACTGTGTTTCGTGAGGATGGACGTGCGAGAGTGTGGAGACGCCAAGGGTTTTCTACCAGAAACTTTGTGCAAGTCGACGCTTATGGAGAtagttctgtaatggtctgggcaggcatatgcttggCTGGCCGTacggacttactcatactcgacAAGAGTGCTCTAAACACACGGcgatatagagacgaaattctggaacccattgtgcGACCTTTTCCCGGTGCTGTCGACAATGGGTTCACTCTCAAGCAG GTGTCTCTGACTCGTCCCTTAAATCTATATTACCACGACGACGACATAACCACGTGGTACAACCAAAGTGAATTCGTCACAGTCAGTCTTCGTTGGCACAATAACTTCCGAGGCTTCCACGGCTCACCCCCTCTTCTTCTTTCCTCCCAg ctGTGTGTTCGAGCTCAAGATTGGGCCAATCATCTTGCTCATACAAATACAATTTACCACAGAAACGACATGGGGATCGGTCAAAACCTCTTTTGTAAATGTCTCGGTATTTCAGACGCCGACCCAACAG GAGACCAGGTAGCCAAGTATTGGTACCAGGAAATTAAGATGTACGATTTTTATCAAAAACCATCATTGCTACATGTTAAATCCA GTCACTTCACACAAATGGTTTGGAGAAATACGCAGGAATTCGGAATTGGAAAGACAAGAACACGATTTGGAAAGATTGTAGTGGTCGCAAACTACAGACCCGCCGGCAATGTCATTGGTTATTTTCACCAAAATGTCTTTCCTCCGGTTAAAAACATGGAGGAAAGctga